The following proteins are encoded in a genomic region of Aethina tumida isolate Nest 87 chromosome 8, icAetTumi1.1, whole genome shotgun sequence:
- the LOC126266422 gene encoding uncharacterized protein LOC126266422: MVKCKILPPAQLYHPVLPVRMKGKLMFALCNSCGESSQQRECCHMEEERLFTGTWVIAEVLKALEKGYRIVEVFEVWTYETRQYNHAAGQPGLFTEMMNKFIKIKQEASGWPADCINDVVKQQQYLVDFEEAEKVKLTPERIENNPGLRSLAKLMLNSFWGKFGQRENQPQTTIVNDPQECFDLLAHPSKNVNSITPVNEQTVVINWEYADEAVESLPTVNVVIAVFVTAQARLKLYEYLEMLDTRVLYYDTDSVIYVSSNHFPDPPTGKFIGDMTDELEVYGIGSYITEFVSGGPKNYAYSVWSTTKQCIEHVCKVKGIALTYSASQLINFEKIKQMVLEKTDPIRLTSMNFVRTKDHRVVTKEETKTYRTNSTKRLFMDDNSSRPFGYKVPRN; this comes from the coding sequence cCCGCGCAGTTGTACCACCCCGTTCTCCCTGTCAGGATGAAGGGAAAGTTAATGTTCGCCCTTTGCAACAGCTGTGGTGAAAGTTCACAGCAGCGTGAGTGTTGCCATATGGAGGAAGAACGATTGTTCACAGGGACATGGGTAATTGCAGAAGTCCTGAAAGCATTGGAAAAAGGCTACAGGATTGTGGAAGTGTTTGAAGTGTGGACATACGAAACGCGTCAATACAACCATGCGGCGGGTCAGCCGGGTTTATTCACAgaaatgatgaataaattcatcaaaattaaacaggaaGCCTCCGGCTGGCCCGCGGATTGCATAAACGATGTggtgaaacaacaacaatatctGGTGGATTTTGAAGAAGCTGAAAAAGTGAAGCTAACACCGGAACGCATCGAAAATAACCCTGGTCTTCGATCCCTCGCcaaattaatgttgaattcGTTCTGGGGAAAGTTTGGACAACGTGAAAACCAACCACAAACAACCATCGTCAACGATCCTCAGGAATGCTTTGATCTCCTTGCGCATCCGTCGAAGAATGTCAACAGTATAACTCCTGTGAATGAACAAACTGTTGTAATCAACTGGGAGTACGCCGACGAGGCTGTGGAATCTCTGCCTACTGTGAATGTGGTAATTGCAGTTTTTGTTACAGCACAGGCCCGTTTGAAGTTGTACGAATATCTAGAGATGTTGGACACACGTGTTTTATACTACGACACCGATTCCGTTATCTATGTGTCAAGCAACCATTTTCCAGATCCCCCGACTGGAAAATTCATTGGGGACATGACTGATGAGCTGGAGGTATACGGTATCGGTTCCTACATCACGGAATTTGTTTCGGGCGGGCCGAAAAATTACGCATACTCGGTGTGGTCAACGACGAAGCAGTGTATCGAACATGTTTGTAAGGTGAAAGGGATCGCCTTAACATACAGTGCTTCtcagttgattaattttgagaaaattaaacaaatggtTCTAGAAAAAACAGATCCCATTCGTTTGACGTCGATGAACTTTGTGCGGACAAAAGATCATCGTGTAGTAACCAAAGAGGAGACAAAGACATACAGAACGAATTCAACAAAGAGACTCTTCATGGATGACAACAGTTCTCGGCCATTCGGATACAAGGTCCCTAGGAACTAA